The following coding sequences lie in one Miscanthus floridulus cultivar M001 chromosome 9, ASM1932011v1, whole genome shotgun sequence genomic window:
- the LOC136479412 gene encoding uncharacterized protein — protein MGENGSSSGAERVRESSLMWLMLTRSNYAEWAMLLQCNFETLEIWDTIDPGGDKVKRSQDRQAMAGILRSVPQEMWQLLGVKKTVKEAWEVVRSMRVGADRIKEANAQRLLKEFENIKFKDSETVDEFALRIGALAADLHTSGETVDDARVVKKMLRVLPQRYA, from the coding sequence ATGGGTGAAAATGGATCATCATCCGGCGCCGAGCGTGTTCGTGAAAGCTCGCTTATGTGGCTGATGCTCACCCGCTCTAATTACGCGGAATGGGCTATGTTGTTGCAATGCAACTTTGAAACCCTGGAGATATGGGACACCATTGATCCTGGCGGTGACAAGGTGAAAAGGTCACAGGATAGGCAGGCAATGGCCGGCATCCTTCGATCAGTCCCGCAGGAGATGTGGCAACTTCTGGGCGTGAAGAAGACTgtcaaggaggcgtgggaggtggTGAGAAGCATGCGAGTTGGTGCAGATCGCATCAAGGAAGCTAACGCCCAACGCTTGTTGAAGGAATTTGAGAACATCAAGTTCAAAGATTCTGAGACGGTGGACGAGTTCGCCTTGCGCATTGGCGCCCTGGCGGCTGACCTGCACACGTCGGGCGAAACAGTTGATGACGCTCGAGTAGTGAAGAAGATGCTACGCGTGCTACCTCAGCGATATGCGTAG